A window of Parasynechococcus marenigrum WH 8102 contains these coding sequences:
- a CDS encoding N2,N2-dimethylguanosine tRNA methyltransferase, which translates to MAVKALVDPGPHYREGAAELLLGDGFFRRDSRLARDCSVLLAWHQASTTTCKYPLQWLDLMAGCGIRGLRWGLEAAGAQSMPPEIVVNDADGDRWPLLEHNLKPLAGATCSSIPAETLLCQAQLEGRRFDLIDLDAFGHPGALIQPALQVLAPDGILVLASTDGRSPTGHDRPGAIRSFGAAARAHPASWELALRQQLGLLARQAWLLGRGLQPLMSFSDGRTFRLAVRLKRLLQPDEEATLGLLARCGTCGAQQSQPLLRLRNWSVCHCPPEQGRWAISGPLWLGPLQQVDLLEELMASPVPVASATRRLLQRLQADPGGLGHVWATAELARRCGSGPPPLQQLVDALCTQGYQAWPSGVMAGQVRTDADLPELLQICSNLRGEGPLIGP; encoded by the coding sequence GTGGCGGTCAAAGCTCTGGTCGATCCGGGTCCTCACTATCGCGAGGGGGCGGCTGAGCTGCTGCTGGGGGATGGCTTCTTCCGCCGCGACTCCCGGCTGGCCAGGGATTGTTCTGTGCTGCTGGCCTGGCATCAGGCCAGCACAACAACCTGTAAGTACCCCCTCCAGTGGCTGGATCTGATGGCGGGCTGCGGCATACGGGGGCTGCGTTGGGGACTGGAGGCAGCTGGGGCTCAATCGATGCCACCGGAGATCGTTGTGAACGATGCCGATGGCGATCGATGGCCCCTGCTGGAGCACAACCTCAAGCCATTGGCAGGGGCCACCTGCAGCAGTATTCCCGCCGAGACGTTGCTGTGTCAGGCCCAGCTCGAGGGGCGACGGTTTGACCTGATTGATCTGGATGCCTTCGGACATCCCGGTGCTCTGATCCAGCCAGCCCTGCAGGTCCTCGCCCCGGACGGAATTCTTGTGCTGGCAAGCACCGATGGTCGTTCTCCTACCGGCCATGACCGCCCCGGCGCGATCCGCAGCTTCGGAGCAGCGGCTCGGGCCCATCCCGCCAGCTGGGAGCTAGCCCTGCGTCAACAGCTGGGGTTGCTGGCACGACAGGCCTGGTTGCTCGGCCGCGGACTCCAGCCGTTGATGAGCTTCAGCGATGGCCGCACCTTCCGTCTGGCGGTTCGCCTGAAACGCCTTTTGCAACCAGACGAGGAAGCGACGCTGGGCTTGCTGGCCCGCTGCGGGACCTGTGGTGCCCAGCAAAGCCAGCCGCTGTTGCGTCTGCGTAACTGGTCGGTCTGTCACTGCCCACCGGAGCAGGGGCGCTGGGCCATCAGCGGGCCGCTCTGGCTGGGTCCGTTGCAGCAGGTCGACCTGCTCGAGGAGCTGATGGCCAGTCCCGTGCCGGTGGCCTCAGCCACGCGGCGGTTGTTGCAGCGGCTCCAGGCCGACCCGGGAGGTTTGGGCCATGTTTGGGCCACCGCCGAGCTGGCACGGCGCTGTGGATCCGGCCCGCCACCACTGCAGCAACTGGTGGATGCCCTATGCACCCAGGGATATCAGGCCTGGCCCAGTGGGGTGATGGCTGGTCAGGTGCGCACCGATGCCGATCTTCCCGAGCTGTTACAGATCTGCTCCAACCTTCGTGGGGAAGGGCCTTTAATAGGTCCTTGA
- a CDS encoding NAD(P)(+) transhydrogenase (Re/Si-specific) subunit beta: MSASLILKYAIELVAVLLLALGIKGLSKVRSARGANQLAAVAMALAVLGLLINYAGDGGIAATAWIWIIAGTLAGGILGAITAQRVPMTSMPETVALFNGCGGMSSLLVALGVALFPEAGGSDLVAVVSIVVSVFVGAITFTGSIVAMAKLQGWLSTPAWMQSRLRHAVNIALAVLSLVAAVKLIASGEGAQGLWLLVIGSGLLGIGVTLPIGGADMPVVISLLNSYSGVAAAAAGFVVGSQLLIVAGAMVGAAGLILTQVMCDGMNRSLVSVLFGGALGATSGGGGGGGEYTNITSCSAEECALTLEAAERVIIVPGYGLAVAQAQHTLREVTRVLESAGIDVAYAIHPVAGRMPGHMNVLLAEADVPYEQLKEMDQINPEFPATDVVLVLGANDVVNPQAKNDSSSPLYGMPVLDVQEARTVFVVKRGMSAGYSGIKNDLFELANTSMVFGDAKKVLGDLLTELKDLGLGKK, translated from the coding sequence ATGTCCGCTTCGCTCATCCTGAAATACGCGATCGAACTGGTTGCGGTTCTGTTGCTGGCCCTTGGTATCAAAGGTCTCTCCAAGGTGCGCTCGGCCCGTGGTGCCAATCAGCTGGCCGCCGTGGCCATGGCCCTGGCGGTGCTCGGTTTGCTGATCAATTACGCCGGCGATGGTGGTATCGCTGCGACGGCCTGGATCTGGATCATTGCTGGCACCCTCGCCGGCGGAATCCTCGGTGCCATCACAGCGCAACGGGTCCCGATGACCTCCATGCCGGAGACCGTCGCTCTGTTCAATGGCTGCGGCGGCATGTCCTCGCTGCTGGTGGCCCTCGGCGTGGCGCTGTTCCCTGAGGCCGGTGGTTCGGATCTTGTGGCGGTGGTGTCGATTGTCGTGTCGGTGTTCGTGGGTGCGATCACCTTCACCGGCTCGATCGTGGCAATGGCCAAGCTCCAGGGCTGGTTGTCCACACCCGCCTGGATGCAGAGCCGGCTGCGCCATGCCGTGAATATCGCCCTGGCGGTGCTGTCTCTCGTGGCAGCAGTCAAGTTGATTGCATCCGGTGAGGGTGCTCAAGGTCTGTGGTTGCTGGTGATCGGATCCGGTCTGCTCGGCATCGGCGTCACGCTGCCGATCGGTGGGGCCGATATGCCGGTGGTGATTTCACTGCTGAACAGTTATTCCGGGGTGGCAGCGGCGGCGGCGGGCTTCGTAGTGGGCAGCCAACTGCTGATCGTGGCGGGAGCCATGGTTGGAGCAGCCGGCTTGATCCTCACCCAGGTGATGTGTGACGGAATGAACCGTTCACTGGTGTCCGTTCTGTTTGGCGGTGCCCTTGGAGCGACATCCGGAGGCGGTGGTGGCGGTGGTGAGTACACCAACATCACCAGCTGCAGTGCTGAGGAATGTGCGCTCACCCTTGAGGCGGCGGAGCGGGTCATCATTGTTCCGGGCTACGGCCTGGCAGTCGCCCAGGCCCAGCACACCCTGCGGGAGGTGACTCGGGTGCTGGAAAGCGCTGGGATCGATGTGGCCTACGCCATTCACCCTGTGGCTGGCCGGATGCCAGGACACATGAACGTGCTGCTGGCGGAGGCCGATGTGCCCTATGAGCAGCTCAAGGAAATGGATCAGATCAATCCTGAGTTCCCCGCCACCGATGTGGTGCTGGTGCTGGGAGCCAACGATGTGGTCAACCCCCAGGCCAAGAACGATTCCAGTTCCCCGCTCTATGGCATGCCTGTGCTCGATGTTCAGGAGGCTCGTACCGTGTTTGTGGTGAAGCGCGGCATGAGTGCTGGCTACTCCGGCATCAAGAACGACCTGTTTGAGCTGGCGAACACGTCGATGGTGTTTGGTGATGCCAAGAAGGTGCTTGGCGATCTGCTGACGGAACTCAAGGATCTCGGACTGGGCAAGAAGTGA
- a CDS encoding Re/Si-specific NAD(P)(+) transhydrogenase subunit alpha has product MPRLLIPVESTPGETRVAATPDTVKKFLSFGCDVSVERGAGTTSGYLDQAYADQGAQLIDPGDAAGWSQADIFLCVQPPSAASLARLRQGALVVGLLSPYANEELTASLKRGALSAMALELLPRISRAQSADALSSQANIAGYKSVLLASAALDRYFPMLMTAAGTVQPAKVVILGAGVAGLQAVATARRLGAVVYVSDIRPAVKEQVESLGARFIEPPKLEDKPAESGGYAKQASDAFLAAQRQQLSDQLAEADVAICTAQVPGRRAPRLISEDMLDRMRPGAVVVDLAVAQGGNCADTVPGQTVDRNGVKLIGGNDLPCTVPNHASALYARNLVALLEPTLKDGDLKLDLEDELIAGCLVAQDGNILRGDVLTPGAS; this is encoded by the coding sequence TTGCCCAGACTTCTAATACCGGTGGAGTCGACACCGGGAGAAACCCGAGTCGCGGCGACGCCCGATACGGTGAAGAAATTCCTGTCATTCGGCTGTGATGTTTCCGTCGAGCGCGGAGCCGGTACGACGTCGGGATACCTCGACCAGGCCTATGCCGATCAAGGTGCCCAGTTGATCGACCCCGGTGATGCAGCGGGGTGGTCCCAGGCCGACATCTTCCTTTGCGTGCAACCACCCTCCGCGGCCAGTCTGGCTCGTCTCCGGCAGGGCGCCCTGGTGGTGGGTTTGCTCTCTCCGTATGCCAATGAAGAGTTGACCGCGAGCCTCAAGCGCGGTGCTCTCTCGGCCATGGCTCTTGAGCTGCTGCCTCGCATCAGCCGCGCTCAGTCAGCGGATGCCCTGTCGTCTCAGGCCAACATCGCCGGGTACAAGTCGGTGCTGCTGGCCTCGGCTGCTCTCGACCGCTACTTCCCGATGCTGATGACGGCGGCTGGCACCGTTCAGCCCGCCAAGGTGGTCATCCTGGGGGCCGGGGTGGCTGGCCTGCAGGCCGTGGCCACAGCACGACGGCTGGGCGCTGTTGTTTACGTGAGCGATATCCGCCCAGCTGTGAAGGAGCAGGTGGAATCCCTCGGTGCACGGTTTATTGAGCCACCGAAACTCGAGGACAAACCTGCGGAATCAGGCGGTTACGCCAAGCAGGCCTCCGATGCCTTCCTGGCAGCGCAGCGCCAGCAGCTGTCCGATCAGCTCGCTGAAGCGGATGTGGCGATCTGCACGGCCCAGGTCCCCGGTCGCCGTGCTCCACGTTTGATCAGTGAGGACATGCTCGACCGCATGCGTCCCGGTGCGGTGGTGGTGGATCTGGCGGTGGCCCAGGGGGGCAACTGCGCTGACACTGTTCCAGGGCAGACCGTCGATCGCAACGGCGTGAAGTTGATCGGTGGCAACGACCTTCCCTGCACCGTGCCGAACCACGCCAGCGCTCTTTACGCGCGCAACCTGGTGGCACTGCTGGAGCCCACCCTTAAAGATGGAGACCTCAAACTCGACCTCGAGGATGAGTTGATTGCCGGTTGTTTGGTTGCCCAAGACGGCAACATCCTTCGCGGCGATGTCCTGACCCCTGGAGCCAGCTGA
- the petM gene encoding cytochrome b6-f complex subunit PetM, protein MASEIFGTAAIFWVLIPVGLAGGALLLKLQGD, encoded by the coding sequence ATGGCTTCGGAGATTTTCGGCACGGCCGCCATTTTCTGGGTGCTGATCCCCGTGGGTCTGGCGGGTGGCGCACTGTTGTTGAAGCTGCAGGGGGACTGA
- a CDS encoding NAD(P)H-binding protein — translation MQVLVLGGTGTLGRQIARRALDAGHDVRCMVRTPRKASFLQEWGCELTRGDLLEPDSLDYALDGVDAVIDASTSRPTDPHSVYETDWDGKLNLLRACERAEVKRFVFVSLLGAHGHRSVPLMDIKACTENLLESSDFDYTILQGAAFMQGVISQFAIPVLESQTVWVSGSPTAIAYMNSQDMARFAVAALERQETIRGTYPVVGLKAWNTGELVQLCERCSGKTARVFRVQPVLIKLMQGIASFFEPAVNVAERLAFAEVTGGGQALDAQMENSYAAFGLEPSETTEMESYISEYYDTILKRLREMEADLDKDARKKLPF, via the coding sequence ATGCAGGTTCTGGTGTTGGGTGGCACGGGCACCCTTGGACGACAGATTGCCCGCCGTGCCCTTGATGCTGGACACGATGTCCGCTGCATGGTCCGCACCCCAAGAAAGGCGTCGTTTTTGCAGGAATGGGGTTGCGAGCTCACACGTGGTGACCTGCTGGAGCCAGACAGCCTCGATTACGCCCTGGATGGTGTGGACGCGGTGATCGATGCGTCCACCAGTCGTCCCACCGATCCCCACAGCGTCTACGAGACGGACTGGGACGGAAAGCTCAATCTGCTGCGGGCCTGCGAGCGCGCTGAGGTCAAACGGTTTGTCTTTGTGTCGCTGCTCGGAGCTCACGGACATCGCTCGGTGCCGTTGATGGACATCAAGGCCTGCACCGAGAACCTGTTGGAGTCGTCTGATTTCGACTACACGATTCTGCAGGGTGCTGCCTTCATGCAGGGGGTGATCAGTCAGTTCGCGATCCCAGTGCTGGAGAGTCAGACGGTGTGGGTGAGCGGCAGCCCCACGGCAATTGCGTACATGAACTCCCAGGACATGGCCCGGTTCGCCGTTGCGGCCCTCGAGCGCCAGGAGACCATTCGCGGCACCTATCCGGTCGTGGGTTTGAAGGCATGGAACACCGGCGAGTTGGTGCAGCTGTGTGAGCGCTGCAGCGGCAAAACGGCCCGCGTGTTCCGGGTTCAGCCGGTGTTGATCAAGCTGATGCAGGGCATTGCATCGTTCTTTGAACCGGCCGTGAATGTGGCTGAGCGTCTTGCCTTCGCGGAGGTGACGGGCGGCGGCCAGGCGTTGGATGCACAGATGGAGAACAGCTACGCCGCCTTCGGTCTGGAGCCCTCAGAGACCACCGAGATGGAGAGTTACATCAGCGAGTACTACGACACGATTCTCAAGCGACTTCGCGAGATGGAGGCTGATCTGGACAAGGACGCCAGGAAAAAGCTGCCGTTCTGA
- the infA gene encoding translation initiation factor IF-1: MIETSGVIEKEQGNGFYLVTLEQPAGHQCLCRAAGKLTKFRIKLLAGDKVLVEISPYDLTRGRITYRERNAGAPGGRPGGNRPGGPRRR; this comes from the coding sequence ATGATCGAAACCTCGGGCGTGATCGAGAAGGAACAGGGAAACGGGTTCTATCTGGTCACCCTTGAGCAGCCAGCCGGTCACCAATGCCTGTGTCGGGCCGCAGGAAAACTCACCAAGTTCCGCATCAAGCTGCTTGCGGGTGACAAGGTGCTGGTGGAGATCAGTCCCTATGACCTGACCCGTGGTCGGATCACCTATCGGGAACGGAATGCTGGTGCCCCCGGTGGACGGCCGGGTGGCAACCGTCCAGGGGGACCGCGTCGTCGTTAG
- a CDS encoding pseudouridine synthase gives MTTLLFNKPYGVLSQFTPETASRWRCLAEFINVPGVYAAGRLDADSEGLLLLSDQGRLQQRLTDPRCGHWRSYWVQVEGHPDDPQLQKLREGIEIQHQRTLPARARWLQGEDIPLLPERDPPIRVRATIPTSWLELSLREGRNRQVRRMTAAVGLPTLRLVRCRIDLMDGGKALDLNDLPAGRWRSVTNAEQERLNRLLSSRVPRPRSAGRGADRRG, from the coding sequence TTGACCACCCTGCTGTTCAACAAGCCCTACGGGGTCCTCAGTCAGTTCACCCCTGAAACGGCAAGTCGCTGGCGATGCCTGGCTGAATTCATCAATGTTCCTGGCGTCTACGCCGCAGGTCGGCTGGATGCCGACAGCGAGGGATTGCTGCTGCTGAGCGATCAGGGTCGCCTGCAGCAACGGCTGACCGATCCGCGTTGCGGGCACTGGCGCAGCTATTGGGTTCAGGTGGAAGGTCACCCGGACGACCCGCAGTTGCAGAAACTGCGGGAGGGAATTGAGATCCAACACCAGCGGACCCTGCCGGCACGGGCGCGCTGGCTGCAGGGCGAGGACATTCCGTTGCTCCCAGAACGGGACCCTCCGATTCGGGTACGCGCCACGATTCCCACCAGTTGGCTTGAGCTGTCCCTGCGGGAGGGGCGCAACCGCCAGGTGCGCCGGATGACCGCCGCGGTGGGGCTTCCAACCCTGAGGCTCGTTCGGTGCCGGATCGACCTGATGGACGGCGGGAAAGCGTTAGATCTGAACGATCTACCGGCAGGGCGTTGGCGGTCGGTGACCAACGCTGAGCAGGAGCGCCTGAACCGTCTGCTCAGCAGCAGGGTGCCCCGACCACGGAGTGCTGGCCGGGGAGCTGACCGACGAGGGTGA
- a CDS encoding methyltransferase domain-containing protein: MAESCCPSPEPLDQSDAVDARYGAAALEREACLCTPVGFDPALLQVIPDAVVERDYGCGDPTRWVRPGDRVLDLGSGSGKNAFICSQVVGADGAVLGVDRNPDMLTLSRQAAPVVAEAIGYGNVRFVEGAIEALDEQGDGAEPLVPDASIDVVLSNCVLNLVNPSSRQRLLANIRRVLAPGGRVAISDIVCDQPVPMHLQQDPELWSGCISGAWQEDDFLKDFRALGLEQVTFADRSEQPWRTLEGIEFRAVTLVGQLPGQHSVVGAPCC; encoded by the coding sequence ATGGCGGAGTCCTGCTGCCCGTCCCCAGAACCACTGGATCAGTCCGACGCCGTGGATGCCCGGTACGGCGCCGCTGCCCTTGAGCGTGAGGCCTGCCTGTGCACGCCGGTGGGTTTTGACCCAGCACTGCTTCAGGTGATTCCGGATGCGGTGGTGGAACGTGACTACGGCTGCGGCGATCCCACCCGCTGGGTCCGTCCGGGTGATCGGGTGCTGGATCTTGGAAGTGGCAGCGGCAAAAATGCCTTCATCTGCTCCCAGGTCGTCGGAGCTGATGGGGCTGTGCTGGGGGTGGACCGCAATCCCGACATGTTGACCCTTTCCCGTCAGGCGGCACCGGTGGTGGCCGAGGCCATCGGTTATGGCAATGTCCGTTTCGTCGAAGGCGCCATTGAGGCGCTGGACGAGCAGGGCGACGGTGCTGAACCGCTGGTGCCGGACGCCAGCATCGACGTGGTTCTCAGCAACTGCGTCCTCAATCTGGTGAATCCCTCGTCCCGCCAGCGGCTCCTGGCCAACATCCGGCGTGTGCTGGCCCCGGGCGGTCGCGTGGCGATCAGCGACATCGTCTGCGATCAACCGGTGCCGATGCATCTCCAGCAAGACCCAGAGTTGTGGAGCGGCTGCATCAGCGGCGCCTGGCAGGAAGACGACTTTCTGAAGGACTTCCGTGCGCTCGGTCTGGAGCAGGTGACGTTCGCCGATCGCAGTGAGCAGCCCTGGCGAACGCTGGAGGGCATTGAATTCCGAGCGGTCACCCTCGTCGGTCAGCTCCCCGGCCAGCACTCCGTGGTCGGGGCACCCTGCTGCTGA
- a CDS encoding DEAD/DEAH box helicase, translating into MLRRRLDGKATGEKDVLVSAGPGAGKTLGALLAFRSMRQEQLLQHFLVFCHRTSILEQWQRSAARVGLELVSWPCEQKTLSQADGLLLTYQSASRQPQQLATALDPWPASTLIAIADEAHHLGLDPEEPGAAAWSQTFEEQTSQCRLRLGLTGTPFRADNLGFCAARRIRTIQNGELVEQIQPDLCVEPRELIAAGDVRPLEFHFQDGWVEHSQEARPDRDVSPLSQEQRESWRARNLRRAIRLADSSCIGQQVILQAQRRLARVRQQQPNAAGLVIARDIEHASAIATLLEDDGDRVDLVHSQDPEAAARLDGFQAGAADWLVSIDMCAEGFDAPRLRVVAYLTTVVTRSRFLQGITRAVRMTPELAEQEPIPRNPSYVVAPADPLLMGYARSWSVAEPYVLTSQDSDQAPLSGFPGHGRGPSLPLEAVNDGAGAMIRLKTPQLPSFLQR; encoded by the coding sequence CTGTTGCGTCGTCGTCTGGATGGTAAAGCGACCGGTGAAAAGGACGTCCTTGTTTCCGCCGGACCGGGTGCCGGCAAGACCCTTGGCGCGCTGCTGGCCTTTCGCAGCATGCGTCAGGAACAACTGCTGCAGCACTTCCTGGTGTTCTGCCACCGCACGTCGATCCTGGAGCAATGGCAACGGTCCGCCGCACGGGTGGGCCTGGAGCTGGTCAGCTGGCCTTGCGAGCAGAAGACGCTGAGCCAAGCGGATGGTCTGCTGCTCACCTATCAATCCGCTAGTCGACAGCCCCAGCAGCTTGCGACAGCGCTCGACCCCTGGCCCGCATCAACCCTGATTGCCATCGCCGATGAAGCCCACCACCTCGGTTTGGATCCCGAGGAGCCCGGAGCAGCGGCCTGGAGCCAGACCTTTGAGGAACAGACATCACAGTGTCGACTGCGACTGGGGTTGACGGGGACACCGTTCCGCGCTGACAACCTCGGCTTCTGCGCCGCGCGCCGCATTCGAACAATCCAGAACGGCGAACTGGTGGAACAGATTCAGCCTGATCTCTGCGTGGAACCGCGGGAACTGATCGCCGCGGGAGATGTGCGCCCTCTGGAATTCCACTTTCAGGACGGCTGGGTGGAGCACAGCCAGGAGGCCCGTCCTGATCGCGATGTGTCCCCGCTCTCCCAGGAGCAGCGCGAGAGCTGGCGCGCCCGCAATCTGCGTCGCGCCATCCGACTGGCCGACAGCAGCTGCATCGGTCAGCAGGTGATTCTTCAGGCCCAGCGACGACTCGCCAGGGTTCGACAGCAGCAGCCGAATGCCGCTGGACTGGTGATCGCCCGCGACATCGAACACGCCTCAGCCATCGCCACCCTGCTGGAGGACGATGGCGACAGGGTGGACCTGGTCCATTCCCAGGACCCAGAGGCCGCGGCGCGGCTTGATGGCTTCCAGGCCGGTGCAGCGGATTGGCTGGTGAGCATCGACATGTGCGCTGAGGGATTTGATGCCCCCCGCCTCAGGGTGGTGGCCTATCTGACGACGGTGGTCACCCGCAGCCGCTTCCTGCAGGGCATCACCCGAGCCGTGCGCATGACTCCTGAGCTGGCGGAACAGGAGCCGATTCCCCGCAACCCTTCGTATGTGGTGGCCCCTGCGGATCCTTTGCTGATGGGCTATGCCCGCTCCTGGTCCGTCGCCGAGCCCTACGTACTGACCTCGCAGGACAGCGACCAGGCCCCCCTGAGCGGTTTCCCTGGTCATGGACGAGGTCCCAGCCTGCCGCTGGAGGCGGTCAACGACGGAGCAGGAGCCATGATCCGCCTGAAAACGCCGCAACTGCCGTCTTTTTTGCAGCGTTGA
- the trxB gene encoding thioredoxin-disulfide reductase, protein MSVDASGHIENIVILGSGPAGYTAAIYAARANLQPLLITGFQRGGIPGGQLMTTTHVENFPGFPDGILGPDLMDLMKAQAVRWGTHLIEADADRIDLSQRPFRIEAEGQTIQAHAVVIATGASANRLGLPSEDRYWSSGISACAICDGATPQFRNEELAVVGGGDSACEEAVYLTKYGSHVHLIVRSDQFRASAAMADRVMANPAITVHWNSEIEDVAGGTWMESLTLRDRVTSETRALAVRGLFYAIGHTPNTDLLKDQIDLDGKGYLLTASGRPETSVDGVFSAGDVADAEWRQGITAAGSGCKAALAAERWLTHHNLATRVPRASVDPAKAEQPVNVAVTTEESYDPQGLWQKGSFALRKLYHDSDKPLLVVYTSPTCGPCHVLKPQLQRVINELDGHAQAVVIDIEADQAIAEQAGVSGTPTVQLFHNKEMVKQWRGVKPRSEFKAAIESLAA, encoded by the coding sequence ATGTCCGTTGATGCTTCCGGGCACATTGAAAACATCGTCATTCTTGGGTCAGGTCCCGCTGGTTACACAGCAGCCATCTACGCCGCACGGGCGAACCTGCAGCCCCTTCTGATCACCGGGTTCCAGCGAGGAGGCATCCCAGGTGGCCAGTTGATGACCACCACCCACGTTGAGAATTTTCCAGGTTTCCCCGATGGAATCCTGGGCCCTGATCTGATGGATCTGATGAAAGCCCAGGCCGTGCGCTGGGGCACCCATCTGATCGAGGCGGATGCAGACCGGATTGACCTGAGCCAGCGTCCCTTCCGCATCGAAGCGGAGGGACAGACGATCCAGGCCCATGCTGTCGTGATTGCCACAGGAGCCAGCGCTAACCGGCTTGGCCTGCCCTCAGAGGATCGCTACTGGAGCAGTGGCATCAGCGCCTGCGCGATCTGCGATGGGGCCACTCCACAGTTCCGCAATGAAGAACTTGCCGTGGTTGGTGGCGGTGATTCCGCCTGCGAAGAAGCTGTTTATCTCACCAAGTACGGCAGCCATGTTCATCTGATCGTGCGCTCCGACCAATTCCGAGCCAGCGCTGCCATGGCCGATCGCGTGATGGCCAACCCAGCCATCACGGTGCACTGGAACAGTGAGATCGAGGATGTAGCCGGGGGGACGTGGATGGAGTCCCTCACCCTGCGGGACCGAGTCACCAGCGAGACCCGAGCTCTTGCGGTGCGAGGCCTGTTTTATGCCATTGGACACACCCCCAACACCGATCTGCTGAAAGACCAGATCGATCTGGATGGGAAGGGGTACCTGTTGACAGCCTCAGGACGCCCGGAAACCTCAGTGGACGGCGTCTTTTCAGCAGGTGACGTCGCCGACGCCGAATGGAGGCAAGGCATCACCGCCGCCGGCAGCGGCTGCAAGGCGGCTCTGGCTGCGGAGCGCTGGCTCACCCACCACAACCTGGCGACCCGCGTTCCCAGGGCATCCGTGGACCCGGCCAAAGCGGAACAACCGGTGAATGTGGCCGTGACCACCGAGGAGAGCTACGACCCCCAGGGGCTGTGGCAAAAGGGCAGCTTCGCGCTTCGCAAGCTCTATCACGACAGTGACAAGCCGCTGCTCGTGGTTTACACCTCACCGACCTGTGGTCCGTGCCATGTGCTCAAGCCGCAGCTTCAGCGTGTGATCAACGAGCTTGATGGCCACGCCCAGGCTGTGGTGATCGACATCGAAGCGGATCAGGCCATTGCCGAACAGGCCGGTGTCAGCGGAACCCCGACCGTGCAGCTGTTCCACAACAAGGAGATGGTGAAGCAGTGGCGCGGCGTCAAGCCACGCAGCGAATTCAAGGCCGCGATTGAATCGCTGGCGGCCTAA
- a CDS encoding NAD(P) transhydrogenase subunit alpha, whose translation MFVEFLWVLLLGSLLGLELIGKVPPTLHTPLMSGANAISGITVLAALTLIIKAGDNSVLLALGAVSLGFALFNVIGGFLVTDRMLAMFSRKPARKENR comes from the coding sequence ATGTTCGTTGAATTCCTCTGGGTGCTGCTGCTCGGCAGCCTTCTCGGCCTTGAGCTCATCGGCAAGGTGCCTCCCACCCTGCACACCCCGTTAATGAGCGGTGCCAATGCCATTTCCGGTATCACGGTGCTGGCAGCCCTCACCTTGATCATCAAAGCGGGGGACAACTCGGTGCTGCTCGCGCTGGGTGCCGTGTCCCTGGGGTTCGCTCTGTTCAATGTGATCGGTGGCTTTCTGGTCACCGACCGGATGCTGGCCATGTTCAGCCGTAAGCCCGCCCGTAAGGAGAACCGCTGA